Below is a window of Ctenopharyngodon idella isolate HZGC_01 chromosome 7, HZGC01, whole genome shotgun sequence DNA.
gtgacaCAATCACAGACTTGAGTTCACAGCAGCAaaggtttaattttttattacctatatatataaaaaaaaaagaagatggCACACACAAAATTTCCATCTATACATTATTTTGGGAAAGCACATTCATTCTTAGAATGAAAACCTTGACCCTTATTTACTACTGAGTCACAACCAGTTATCTTCCATAGCCATCTTTTGTCACATGACTTACAAATAAGATAAAGgctaaaaataacttaaaagcAAGTGGGTCGGTAGCTTCAGCAGTCATTATAAGTAAAATGAATAAGATTAAAACTCACAGTCAATATTCATGAATGAAGTGACTCCATTTCACACCCAACTCATTTTACACTGCAATTTATGCCATCATTACTGTACATTTGATTGGTTATACCATGCAGttaagcatgtgaaaaaactttttttaactaaaaaaaaaacagccagtaGCCCAATCTGAAATACATTTGAGAAGAATGTGAACTGAATGGTATGGTATTATggattatataaattaatgtgTTCTTTATTTCATAATTGCTATAACTCAACCTCAGGTCCAGGATTTCATCAATGCCATTATTCCTTGTGCACTCTAAATAATGGCCCATGTCCAGGAATTATTACATCAGCAATCTGTAACACCTTTTGTCGGTTGGACTCTTGTATCTCAGGGTTCTCGCTCAGGTCCTTCCAGGAGTCTTCATCATGACAACGTTCAAACAAGTCTCCAGCAACAAGTACTGTACCCTCTGATGTTCCCCTTACCAGGACACTGACATCTCTGCCCATGTGGCCAGGTGTTGGAATGACGGATACCTTGTGGATACAGTGGAGTACTGAATTGGTGTcaactaattatatatatatatatatatatatattagttatagttatgtatatttataGTTACTACCATTATGGCCCTATATGACATGAATAACTTACAAAATCATCAATAGGGTATGGCTGTCCCTCAGCCAATTGGTTTGGCAGATATCGATCCCCCACGCTTATGTCACATCCCACAATTATTTTGGCGTCTGGAAACAATCCCAAGTTTCCCACGTGGTCAGAGTGGCCGTGGGTTCCGACTACTATAGCAACACTATCTGTCGTCATACCCTTCTCCTTAAGTTTTTCGACGAGAAAGTCTCTGTCCCAAGGACCCCCGGTGTCTACTAGAATAGTTTGTGGTCCGGTAATTAAAGAAATGGTACCGTCAGCTCTAAACGAGCCGTCTGGTTCAGCTTTGCAGTAGCCCTCTTTCAAAACTGAGACGCAATACGGCTGGCCTGAAATGACGGAATTGATACCAGATTCACTTTTTCTTATTGAGCGATGCATGTCTATTTGAGCCTGAGTAATCAGGATAATTTGAATTCAAAGAAACAAAGTTTACTACAGCTGAAATGTCAATTTCACTATCGCGTCATAGACTTCTACGGAAAGTCACTGAGGACAAACTACCAAAGTGGCATCTTTTAGTAGAGCTATGGAACAATCGCGCCACCTTTTGTTGGACAAGtcaaattttataaatacaaatacaaacaataataatagtagtagtaattattgataataataataattgacaaTAACTTATTTTAGGTGACCTCTGTATTCAATCGCAAGTAAGTTACTAGAAGTGTTTCCATAAATAAAGAGGAAGTATTACAGTAACGCACTACATCACGTGACTTGAGCTGACGTTTTGCATCATGGCGGCATCTGAAGCAGTTGCAGAAACATCTTTCATGGATCCTTTTAAAGATGTTCTGGTTAACTATTTAATGCCAGAAAGATGTTACGACGAATTCTTTTTACAGTTCAATCTTCTGCACGGTAAGTTCACGTTTTATTAGTTTAGTTGCATCTTTATAGATAAATGGAAGATATTTCAAAGATTATTTCCTGGTATACTTAtaacgattcaatgacaaagaGGATTTCTCTTCTGTAAAATATGAGAACATATGTCATTTGGCCACTTCTGTATTAACTGCATTATTTTGTCAACTTTAAGGCAGACATTCTTAATTACTTAAAATTAGTATTCAGTAATGATCATCTATcatacaaaaatgtgttttgccGAGATTTTGAGGTTCTCTGAGctgtaaatgtatattattcATTTGTATTAAACCTCGTCAGCTTCACTACCTCGCTCTTTCTTACTGGCTCTTGTAAGTTATGTCTTCGGTAGTAATCGGAAGTTTCCGTAAAGGCAGTCAAAACATAGGACTCTCTTGATTttgattttctcattttttttaattaatacttgttaaaatgttaaacgTCATCTGCGTCATAAACATCATGTAATAATGTCTGTATTAAATGTGTTTGCTGTTTAGCTTGTATTAAAATTGTGGTCAACATGTTTACATGCAAATCATATTGAAGTCTGACTTGGGTTTTTGATTCTCTACAGTGGATTGTCTGAAGGTTGTAATCAGCAAAGGCCTGGGCATTGGGATCATTCTTGGTTCTGTAttaggtaaaaaataaataaataaataaaaataaaaaaactttataaCACATAAAAACCCTGACAATTTCCTCTAACACTgatgttttgttcatgtttccTCATAGTAAAGCTACCTCAGATTCTAAAGCTGATTGGTGCAAAAAGTGCAGAGGGACTGAGCTTTAACTCTGTACTACTAGAGCTGTTTGCTATCACAGGCACCATGGCCTACAGTATTGCCAACAACTTCCCTTTCAGGTACATCGATAGTGATGCTTTTTCATAATTATGCTAAAGTctaatttcaaatttatttaCCATTTTGGTAAACATTTGTCCATACACACACCATGTATTTATAAATGTCAAACAACAAAGTGGAAAACTGGCTACTAGAAACAAAGCTATAAAACATTTACCTGTGAATATTTTTGACAGTTCCTGGGGTGAGGCACTTTTTCTCATGTTTCAAACTGTGACCATTGGTTTCCTCATACAGCACTATGGAGGAAACGCCATCAAAGGTAATAAGACAATACCACATGTCtttccgtttaaaaaaaaataatgaaaaacaatcTGTGCTGCATTTTctaaattttaaaagtaattgttTATGCTGTACCTTTTGATTATGCTGTGATTTCTTGCAGGTTTGGGGTTTCTGGTAGTCTACTTGGGACTGTTGGTAGTCCTCCTCT
It encodes the following:
- the mpdu1b gene encoding mannose-P-dolichol utilization defect 1b; the encoded protein is MAASEAVAETSFMDPFKDVLVNYLMPERCYDEFFLQFNLLHVDCLKVVISKGLGIGIILGSVLVKLPQILKLIGAKSAEGLSFNSVLLELFAITGTMAYSIANNFPFSSWGEALFLMFQTVTIGFLIQHYGGNAIKGLGFLVVYLGLLVVLLSPMTPMSVVTTMQASNMPAIIFGRLIQAGTNYRNGHTGQLSAISVFLLFAGSLARIFTTVQETGDSLMAITYIISSCCNGVITAQVLYYWNSSPSLRKKTE
- the mblac1 gene encoding metallo-beta-lactamase domain-containing protein 1, which gives rise to MHRSIRKSESGINSVISGQPYCVSVLKEGYCKAEPDGSFRADGTISLITGPQTILVDTGGPWDRDFLVEKLKEKGMTTDSVAIVVGTHGHSDHVGNLGLFPDAKIIVGCDISVGDRYLPNQLAEGQPYPIDDFVSVIPTPGHMGRDVSVLVRGTSEGTVLVAGDLFERCHDEDSWKDLSENPEIQESNRQKVLQIADVIIPGHGPLFRVHKE